A region of Panicum virgatum strain AP13 chromosome 8N, P.virgatum_v5, whole genome shotgun sequence DNA encodes the following proteins:
- the LOC120685043 gene encoding protein MAIN-LIKE 2-like, with protein MADEVQEVLVSVNPSITILSGHNESKVSSRAGYLLVPCNVDSPDPPSAAAVIPIPATQADLQVNFDKSWSGSPKLWRRWVEKLRPRHEAAWQEIGILDGVVTSTWRFNRDENVLLEIAKFWSPRTNTFIFPWGEATVTLEDLAVLGGLPVLGSCVREKPTPVVQEDVNELKIVRCNLNASKYKKPTFSGWVKYFLEDMPTDRKGERIEHAAFLSMWLSMFVLKEAPFDVVQPNVFDIAVQMVHGKGVALAPAALASLYRDLSSLKRHIICNNQEKFVVGTPLNVLQLWIWERFPALRPKRAVSFLEGRNLPTRAARWGNVQTRLDSSDVRGELESPTRFEWMPYGSTNVGLLGSWVSGDDIVRSKELQSFARYIRASDLIGMYCTEKYHPHRVARQLGFDQDMPGPFPRIRSSWKESWRRY; from the coding sequence ATGGCCGACGAGGTGCAGGAAGTCCTGGTTAGCGTCAATCCCTCCATCACCATCCTCTCAGGCCACAACGAATCAAAGGTTTCGTCGCGGGCAGGATACCTCCTCGTCCCCTGCAACGTCGATTCACCAGATCCACCATCTGCAGCAGCTGTAATTCCTATCCCTGCCACTCAAGCTGATCTGCAGGTTAATTTTGATAAGAGCTGGTCTGGCTCCCCGAAGCTATGGCGGAGGTGGGTGGAGAAACTCCGACCGAGACACGAAGCTGCGTGGCAAGAGATTGGGATCTTGGATGGCGTAGTTACATCTACCTGGAGATTTAATCGGGATGAGAATGTACTCCTTGAGATAGCTAAGTTCTGGTCCCCAAGGACGAATACTTTCATTTTCCCATGGGGAGAAGCTACGGTAACACTTGAGGACCTAGCTGTCCTTGGGGGGTTGCCTGTTCTTGGTTCTTGTGTGAGGGAAAAGCCAACGCCTGTGGTACAAGAAGATGTCAATGAGCTGAAGATAGTCCGGTGCAATCTCAATGCCAGTAAGTACAAGAAACCAACTTTCTCTGGATGGGTCAAGTATTTTCTAGAGGATATGCCAACAGATAGAAAAGGGGAGCGGATCGAGCATGCTGCTTTCCTGTCCATGTGGCTCTCAATGTTCGTGCTGAAAGAAGCACCATTTGATGTTGTCCAGCCCAATGTTTTTGACATAGCTGTTCAGATGGTGCATGGCAAGGGCGTGGCTCTTGCACCAGCTGCCCTCGCCAGCTTATACAGAGACCTCTCTTCTCTTAAGCGCCATATTATCTGCAACAATCAAGAAAAATTTGTGGTGGGGACACCATTGAATGTCTTGCAGCTCTGGATCTGGGAGCGCTTCCCTGCTTTAAGGCCCAAGAGAGCAGTGAGCTTCCTGGAAGGTCGCAACCTCCCAACAAGGGCTGCACGGTGGGGAAATGTTCAGACAAGGCTTGATTCCAGTGATGTCCGTGGAGAGCTCGAGTCACCAACAAGGTTTGAATGGATGCCCTATGGAAGTACAAATGTTGGACTGCTTGGTTCCTGGGTTTCTGGTGATGATATCGTACGCAGTAAAGAACTGCAGTCCTTTGCAAGGTACATCCGTGCTTCCGATCTCATCGGTATGTACTGCACTGAGAAGTATCATCCACATCGTGTGGCCAGGCAGTTAGGGTTTGATCAGGACATGCCAGGACCTTTTCCCCGTATCCGTTCCAGTTGGAAAGAGTCATGGAGAAGATACTAA